In Streptomyces sp. NBC_01707, a genomic segment contains:
- a CDS encoding acyl-CoA synthetase: MTGVRSSTVDGVVTRSARRTPDRTAVRYAERSWTYRALDTAVSTAAAVLLDGHGLHPGDRVASYAHNSDAYLIAYLACARAGLVHVPVNQNLTGDDLTYILQQSGSALVLTDPDLADRIPAGFAVRPLRDAPHSLLGELASPRSFTAEREPAAGDLVQLLYTSGTTALPKGAMMTHGSLVHEYVSAITALDLRPTDRPVHSLPLYHSAQMHVFLLPYLAVGAENTILDAPEAGRIFDLVEAGQADSLFAPPTVWIGLANHPEFATRDLGGLRKAYYGASIMPVPVLERLRERLPALAFYNCFGQSEIGPLATVLGPDEHEGRMDSCGRPVLFVEARVVDEHGKEVPDGMAGEVVYRSPQLCEGYWDKPEETAEAFRDGWFHSGDLAVRDPEGFFTVVDRVKDVINSGGVLVASRQVEDALYTHPAVAETAVVGLPDERWIEAVTAVVVLRADATEQQLLDHVRERLAHFKAPKKVLFVDELPRNASGKILKRELRDRFTLPG, encoded by the coding sequence ATGACAGGTGTACGCAGCTCCACAGTCGACGGCGTCGTGACGCGCAGCGCCCGGCGCACTCCTGATCGCACCGCTGTGCGGTATGCCGAACGGTCCTGGACCTACCGGGCCCTCGACACGGCGGTCAGCACCGCTGCCGCCGTCCTGCTCGACGGACACGGCCTGCACCCCGGCGACCGGGTCGCCTCCTACGCGCACAACTCCGACGCGTACCTGATCGCGTACCTCGCCTGCGCCCGCGCCGGCCTGGTCCATGTGCCGGTCAACCAGAACCTCACCGGCGACGACCTGACGTACATCCTGCAGCAGTCGGGCAGCGCCCTCGTCCTCACCGATCCGGACCTTGCCGACCGGATCCCGGCCGGTTTCGCCGTACGTCCGCTGCGCGACGCGCCGCACTCCCTTCTCGGTGAACTCGCCAGCCCACGCTCCTTCACCGCTGAGCGCGAACCGGCCGCCGGCGACCTGGTGCAGCTGCTCTACACATCGGGCACCACCGCGCTCCCCAAAGGCGCGATGATGACGCACGGCTCCCTCGTCCACGAGTACGTCAGCGCGATCACCGCCCTCGATCTGCGTCCCACCGACCGGCCCGTCCACTCACTGCCGCTCTACCACTCCGCCCAGATGCATGTGTTCCTGCTGCCGTACCTCGCGGTCGGCGCGGAGAACACCATCCTCGACGCGCCCGAAGCGGGCAGGATCTTCGACCTCGTCGAGGCCGGGCAGGCGGACAGTCTGTTCGCCCCGCCGACCGTCTGGATCGGCCTCGCCAACCACCCGGAGTTCGCCACCCGAGACCTCGGCGGGCTGCGAAAGGCGTACTACGGGGCGTCGATCATGCCGGTTCCGGTGCTGGAACGGCTCCGTGAGCGGTTGCCCGCGCTCGCCTTCTACAACTGCTTCGGACAGAGCGAGATCGGCCCGCTCGCCACCGTCCTCGGGCCCGACGAGCACGAGGGCCGGATGGACTCCTGCGGCCGGCCGGTGCTCTTCGTCGAGGCGCGAGTCGTCGACGAGCACGGCAAGGAGGTCCCCGACGGTATGGCGGGCGAGGTCGTCTACCGCTCCCCGCAGCTGTGCGAGGGCTACTGGGACAAGCCGGAGGAGACCGCAGAGGCGTTCCGCGACGGGTGGTTCCACTCCGGCGATCTCGCGGTCCGGGACCCGGAGGGCTTCTTCACCGTCGTGGACCGGGTGAAGGACGTCATCAACTCCGGTGGTGTCCTCGTCGCCTCCCGCCAGGTCGAGGACGCGCTCTACACTCACCCAGCCGTCGCGGAGACAGCCGTCGTCGGATTGCCCGACGAGCGCTGGATCGAGGCCGTCACCGCCGTCGTGGTCCTGCGCGCCGACGCCACGGAACAGCAGCTGCTCGACCATGTGCGGGAACGGCTCGCCCACTTCAAGGCCCCGAAGAAGGTCCTCTTCGTGGACGAACTGCCGCGCAACGCCAGCGGAAAGATCCTCAAGCGCGAGCTCAGGGACCGTTTCACGCTCCCTGGGTGA
- a CDS encoding penicillin acylase family protein produces MPLRNRLRLLAVSGLALFTVSASLPPAAADPSHDRHPSGGGLSAVIRYTEYGIPHIVAKDYADLGFGNGWAQAADQVCTLADGFVTLRGERSRYFGPDAAPDGSLSSATKNLSSDLYFRGIRDSHTVEKLLKVPAPAGQSHDVKELERGWAAGYNAWLAQNRITDPACRNADWVRPVTALDVTTRAFALSVLGGQGRGIDGITAAQPPTGTAASPGVRPTDAAQAAQRLLSTQNADMGSNAVAFRGSSTANGRGLLLGNPHYPWQGGRRFWQSQQTIPGELNVAGGSLLGSATVSIGHNANIAWSHTVATGVTLNLHQLSLDPADPTVYLVDGRPERMVKRTVSVAVKGGAAVTRAQWWTRYGPVVNSLGAGLPLPWTAATAYALNDPNATNLRSPDTGLGFSRARSTADIQTALRRTQGLPWVNTIAADSSGHSFFSQSQVLPRITDELAQRCSTPLGRATYPSSGLAVLDGSRSDCALGSDPDAVQPGIFGPGRMPTVKDAPYVENSNDSAWLTNADAPLTGFERVFGTVAAPRSMRTRGAIEDVSAMAAKGRLTLRDLQDQQYANRAPAGDLAAADLARACAALPGGRAVGSDGTAVDVSAACGVLAHWDRRVDTGSRGALLFDRFWRRATAVPAAELWKVPFSAADPVRTPNTLNTSAPGVTSALADAVAELRAAGIALDAPLGDHQGVVRNGKRIPVGGGTESLGIWNKTEPVWDAAGGGYTEVSAGSSYVQAVGWDGSKCPVARTLLTYSQSSNPKSPHFSDQTELYSGERWVTSRFCEKDIARSPALRVVRVHEHR; encoded by the coding sequence TTGCCCCTCCGAAACCGGCTCAGACTTCTCGCGGTATCCGGTCTCGCTCTGTTCACCGTGTCGGCGTCCCTGCCACCGGCCGCGGCCGATCCCTCGCACGACCGGCACCCGTCGGGCGGCGGGCTCTCCGCCGTGATCCGCTACACCGAGTACGGCATCCCGCACATCGTGGCCAAGGACTACGCGGATCTGGGGTTCGGCAACGGCTGGGCGCAGGCCGCCGACCAGGTGTGCACGCTCGCCGACGGCTTCGTGACGCTGCGCGGCGAGCGGTCGAGGTACTTCGGCCCGGACGCGGCGCCGGACGGCTCGCTGTCCTCCGCGACGAAGAATCTCTCCAGTGATCTCTACTTCCGCGGGATACGCGACAGCCACACCGTCGAGAAGCTGCTGAAGGTGCCCGCTCCGGCGGGTCAGAGCCATGACGTGAAGGAGCTGGAACGCGGCTGGGCGGCCGGGTACAACGCATGGCTGGCCCAGAACCGGATCACGGATCCGGCCTGCCGGAACGCCGACTGGGTGCGGCCGGTGACGGCCCTGGACGTCACGACCCGCGCCTTCGCGCTCTCCGTGCTGGGCGGCCAGGGCCGCGGCATCGACGGCATCACAGCGGCGCAGCCACCGACGGGCACGGCCGCGTCGCCCGGTGTCCGGCCCACGGACGCGGCGCAGGCGGCGCAGCGGCTGCTGTCCACGCAGAACGCGGACATGGGCTCCAACGCGGTCGCGTTCCGGGGCAGTTCGACGGCGAACGGGCGTGGGCTGCTGCTGGGCAATCCGCACTACCCGTGGCAGGGTGGGCGGCGGTTCTGGCAGTCGCAGCAGACCATCCCCGGGGAGCTGAACGTGGCGGGCGGTTCGCTGCTCGGCTCGGCGACCGTGTCGATCGGGCACAACGCGAACATCGCGTGGAGCCACACGGTCGCCACCGGTGTCACCCTCAATCTGCATCAGCTGAGTCTGGACCCGGCGGATCCGACCGTCTATCTGGTGGACGGCCGGCCGGAGCGCATGGTGAAACGCACGGTCTCGGTGGCCGTGAAGGGCGGCGCCGCGGTGACCCGCGCGCAGTGGTGGACCCGGTACGGTCCGGTCGTCAACTCGCTCGGGGCCGGGCTGCCGTTGCCGTGGACGGCGGCCACCGCGTACGCGCTCAACGACCCGAACGCCACGAATCTGCGATCCCCGGACACCGGTCTCGGGTTCAGCAGGGCCCGTAGCACCGCCGACATCCAGACCGCGTTGCGCCGCACCCAGGGGCTGCCGTGGGTGAACACCATCGCCGCCGATTCGTCGGGGCATTCGTTCTTCTCCCAGTCGCAGGTGCTGCCGAGGATCACGGACGAGCTCGCTCAGCGGTGCTCCACCCCGCTGGGCCGGGCGACGTACCCGTCGTCCGGGCTCGCGGTGCTGGACGGTTCGAGGAGCGACTGCGCCCTCGGTTCGGACCCGGATGCGGTGCAGCCCGGCATCTTCGGGCCGGGCCGGATGCCGACCGTCAAGGACGCCCCGTACGTCGAGAACTCCAACGACAGCGCCTGGCTGACCAACGCCGACGCTCCGCTGACCGGCTTCGAGCGGGTCTTCGGTACGGTCGCCGCGCCCCGGTCGATGCGGACCCGGGGAGCGATCGAGGATGTGTCGGCGATGGCGGCGAAGGGCCGGCTCACCCTCCGCGATCTGCAGGACCAGCAGTACGCGAACCGCGCCCCGGCCGGGGATCTGGCCGCGGCCGACCTGGCGCGCGCCTGCGCCGCGCTGCCCGGCGGGCGTGCCGTCGGCAGTGACGGGACAGCGGTCGATGTCTCGGCGGCGTGCGGTGTGCTCGCCCACTGGGACCGCAGGGTCGACACCGGCAGCCGGGGGGCGCTGCTCTTCGACCGGTTCTGGCGCAGGGCCACCGCGGTGCCGGCGGCCGAGCTGTGGAAGGTGCCCTTCTCCGCCGCGGACCCGGTCCGTACCCCGAACACGCTGAACACCTCGGCTCCGGGGGTCACTTCGGCGCTCGCCGACGCGGTCGCCGAGCTGCGCGCGGCCGGGATCGCCCTGGACGCACCGCTTGGCGACCACCAAGGGGTCGTGCGGAACGGGAAGCGCATCCCGGTGGGCGGCGGCACGGAGTCCCTCGGTATCTGGAACAAGACGGAGCCGGTGTGGGACGCCGCAGGTGGCGGCTACACGGAGGTGTCGGCCGGCTCGAGCTATGTCCAGGCGGTCGGCTGGGACGGCTCGAAGTGCCCGGTTGCCCGAACCCTGCTGACGTACTCCCAGTCCTCGAATCCGAAGTCGCCGCACTTCAGCGACCAGACCGAGCTCTACTCGGGTGAGCGCTGGGTGACCTCCCGGTTCTGCGAGAAGGACATCGCACGCTCGCCGGCACTGCGGGTGGTGCGGGTGCACGAGCACCGGTAG
- a CDS encoding acyl-CoA synthetase produces the protein MNQSPNGFWAQATADPERTVLVGPDGQTWTAGRLHAAANRLVHGLRAAGLRQGDAFAVVLPNGVEFLTAYLAASQAGFYLVPVNHHLVGPEIAWIVSDSGSKVLIAHERFTDAATAAADEAKLSASHRYAVGEVDGFRPYAELLDGQSDAPPDDRTLGWVMNYTSGTTGRPRGIRRPLPGRLPEESHLGGFLGIFGIRPFDGNVHLVCSPLYHTAVLQFAGAALHIGHPLVLMDKWAPEEMLRVIDAHRCTHTHMVPTQFHRLLALPDKVKERYDVTSMRHAIHGAAPCPDHVKRAMIDWWGRCVEEYYAASEGGGAFATAEDWLKKPGTVGKAWPISELAVFDDDGNRLPPGELGTVYMKMSTGGFSYHKDRTKTEKNRIGDFFTVGDLGILDEGGYLFLRDRKIDMIISGGVNIYPAEIEAALLAHPAVADAAVFGIPHADWGEEVKAVVEPAEGHLPGDGFATEILAHCAQRLAGYKRPKSVDFIETMPRDPNGKLYKRRLRDPYWEGHRRRL, from the coding sequence ATGAATCAGTCGCCGAACGGCTTCTGGGCCCAGGCCACAGCCGACCCCGAACGCACGGTCCTGGTCGGGCCCGACGGGCAGACCTGGACCGCAGGCCGGCTGCACGCCGCCGCCAACCGCCTGGTCCACGGGCTTCGTGCGGCAGGGCTCCGGCAGGGCGACGCGTTCGCCGTCGTTCTCCCCAACGGCGTCGAGTTCCTCACCGCCTACCTCGCCGCCTCCCAGGCCGGCTTCTACCTCGTACCCGTCAACCACCATCTCGTCGGCCCCGAGATCGCCTGGATCGTCTCCGACTCCGGCTCCAAGGTGCTGATCGCACACGAGCGGTTCACCGACGCTGCGACTGCCGCCGCGGACGAGGCGAAGCTGTCGGCGAGCCACCGGTACGCCGTCGGCGAGGTCGACGGCTTCCGCCCCTACGCCGAACTGCTCGACGGGCAGTCCGACGCCCCGCCCGACGACCGCACGCTCGGCTGGGTCATGAACTACACCTCGGGCACCACCGGCCGGCCGCGCGGCATCCGTCGCCCGCTGCCCGGAAGGCTCCCCGAGGAGAGCCATCTCGGCGGATTCCTCGGCATCTTCGGCATCAGGCCGTTCGACGGCAACGTCCACCTGGTCTGCTCGCCGCTCTACCACACCGCCGTACTCCAGTTCGCGGGCGCCGCCCTGCACATCGGGCACCCCCTGGTGCTGATGGACAAGTGGGCGCCCGAGGAGATGCTGCGGGTCATCGACGCCCACCGCTGCACGCACACGCACATGGTCCCCACCCAGTTCCACCGCCTCCTGGCCCTGCCCGACAAGGTGAAGGAGCGGTACGACGTCACCTCGATGCGGCATGCCATCCATGGCGCGGCCCCCTGCCCCGACCACGTCAAACGCGCCATGATCGACTGGTGGGGACGGTGCGTCGAGGAGTACTACGCCGCCAGCGAGGGTGGCGGGGCGTTCGCCACCGCCGAGGACTGGCTGAAGAAACCCGGCACGGTCGGGAAGGCGTGGCCCATCAGCGAACTCGCCGTCTTCGACGACGACGGCAACCGCCTCCCGCCGGGCGAACTGGGCACCGTCTACATGAAGATGAGCACCGGTGGCTTCAGCTATCACAAGGACAGGACCAAGACGGAGAAGAACCGCATCGGTGACTTCTTCACCGTCGGCGACCTCGGCATCCTCGACGAGGGCGGCTATCTCTTCCTCCGCGACCGCAAGATCGACATGATCATCTCGGGCGGCGTGAACATCTACCCCGCCGAGATCGAAGCCGCCCTCCTAGCCCACCCCGCGGTCGCCGACGCCGCCGTCTTCGGTATCCCGCACGCCGACTGGGGCGAGGAGGTCAAGGCGGTCGTCGAGCCGGCTGAGGGACACCTGCCGGGCGACGGGTTCGCCACCGAGATCCTCGCCCACTGCGCGCAGCGGCTCGCCGGGTACAAACGCCCCAAGAGCGTCGACTTCATCGAGACGATGCCGCGCGACCCGAACGGCAAGCTGTACAAGCGACGGCTGCGCGACCCGTACTGGGAAGGCCACCGGCGGCGACTGTGA
- a CDS encoding NAD(P)H-dependent flavin oxidoreductase: METELSKKLGVEHAIFGFTPFPAVAAAITRAGGFGVLGAVRYTAPDDLARDLDWMQEHTDGKPYGLDVVMPARKVEGVTEADVEAMIPAGHRQFVQDTLAKHGVPELAEGEASGWRITGWMEEVARSQLDVAFEYPIKLLANALGSPPADVVQRAHDGDVLVAALAGSARHARHHADAGIDIVVAQGYEAGGHTGEIASMVLVPEVVDAVGPLPVLAAGGIGSGEQVAAGLALGAQGVWLGSLWLTTEEADLHSRALTRKLLAAGSGDTVRSRALTGKPARQLRTEWTDAWDDPSGPGTLPMPLQGLLVAEAVSRIQKYETGALLGTPVGQIVGRMNTERSVQAVFDDLTSGFERAVDRINRIAGRSVA, encoded by the coding sequence ATGGAGACGGAGCTGAGCAAGAAACTGGGAGTCGAGCACGCCATCTTCGGCTTCACGCCGTTCCCGGCGGTGGCCGCGGCCATCACCCGGGCCGGCGGGTTCGGCGTACTCGGCGCGGTCCGTTACACCGCCCCCGACGATCTCGCGCGCGACCTCGACTGGATGCAGGAGCACACCGACGGCAAGCCGTACGGCCTCGATGTCGTCATGCCCGCCAGAAAGGTGGAGGGGGTGACGGAGGCCGATGTCGAGGCGATGATCCCTGCCGGACACCGCCAGTTCGTCCAGGACACCCTCGCCAAGCACGGCGTCCCCGAACTCGCCGAGGGCGAGGCCTCCGGCTGGCGGATCACCGGATGGATGGAGGAGGTCGCCCGCAGCCAGCTCGACGTCGCCTTCGAGTACCCCATCAAGCTGCTCGCCAACGCACTCGGTTCGCCCCCCGCCGACGTCGTGCAGCGCGCACATGACGGGGACGTCCTCGTCGCCGCCCTCGCCGGAAGCGCCAGACATGCCCGGCACCACGCGGATGCGGGCATCGACATCGTCGTCGCCCAGGGGTACGAGGCGGGCGGCCACACCGGAGAGATCGCCTCCATGGTCCTCGTCCCCGAGGTCGTCGACGCCGTGGGACCGCTCCCCGTCCTCGCCGCCGGAGGCATCGGCAGCGGAGAGCAGGTCGCCGCCGGACTCGCTCTCGGAGCGCAGGGCGTCTGGCTCGGCTCGCTCTGGCTGACCACCGAGGAGGCGGACCTCCACTCCCGCGCGCTGACCCGCAAACTCCTTGCCGCAGGCTCCGGCGACACCGTTCGCTCCCGTGCCCTCACCGGCAAACCCGCACGCCAGCTCCGTACCGAATGGACCGACGCCTGGGACGACCCGTCGGGACCCGGCACGCTCCCGATGCCGCTCCAGGGGCTGCTGGTCGCCGAGGCGGTCTCCCGTATCCAGAAGTACGAGACCGGCGCACTGCTCGGCACCCCCGTCGGCCAGATCGTCGGCCGGATGAACACCGAACGCAGCGTGCAGGCCGTCTTCGACGACCTGACCAGCGGCTTCGAGCGCGCCGTGGACCGGATCAACCGCATCGCCGGACGGAGCGTCGCATGA
- a CDS encoding serine hydrolase: MTEDAAARGISRRRLSGGMLALGGALALAPIPFAETASAMESGAGSSGASEAGTSGPGADAAHGRPTLRRGSAARAGLLQGPLDQLVTDAEKFLGASPKHPWFAGAVLLAGRGGTVALHRPIGKAVRYAAYDEKTDTGVEFPADQQIAMAEDTVFDLASVSKLFTSILAVQQIERGALELEAKVASYLPDFARGGKQDVTIRQLLTHTSGFRAWIPLYNAPTREGKLQLLWNEVPANPPGTVYLYSDLNLISLQLVLEKITGRTEDVLLREEITAPLGMHRTRYNPPAAWKPKIAATEDARLPWSGLDRGLVWGEVHDENAYSLDGVAGHAGVFSCAWDLAILARTLLNGGVYGHARILSDESVDLLFTDFNTAFPGDAHGLGFELYQHWYMGAMATPRTAGHTGFTGTSLVLDPTTDSFLIVLGNSVHPVRTWRSGSAPRVATANQMARAVAVRPARGRTAWFSGMASAASATLALPVLRPVTSRAALSCALWWDTEPGSDFLFLEASSDAGATWQPVPFTTVPTSVEHHGTEPEPHPAGSVSGWSGRVWHRLEADLAAWRDKEVRLRWRYTTDQLYVGRGAYVDGIRVEDHGRTVFDDSRSADAGRIEANGWTVSAD; the protein is encoded by the coding sequence ATGACCGAGGACGCAGCCGCCAGAGGAATCAGCCGACGCAGGTTGAGCGGCGGGATGCTGGCACTGGGCGGGGCACTCGCCCTGGCGCCGATTCCGTTCGCGGAGACGGCGTCGGCCATGGAATCTGGGGCGGGATCGTCGGGGGCATCGGAGGCGGGGACATCGGGACCGGGTGCGGATGCCGCGCACGGCCGGCCGACGCTGCGGCGCGGCTCCGCCGCCCGCGCGGGCCTGTTGCAGGGTCCGCTGGACCAATTGGTCACCGACGCCGAGAAGTTCCTCGGCGCCTCCCCCAAGCACCCGTGGTTCGCGGGCGCGGTGCTGCTCGCAGGGCGCGGTGGCACGGTGGCACTGCACCGGCCGATCGGCAAGGCGGTGCGGTACGCGGCGTACGACGAGAAGACCGACACCGGGGTGGAGTTCCCGGCGGACCAGCAGATCGCGATGGCCGAGGACACGGTCTTCGACCTGGCGTCGGTGTCGAAGCTGTTCACCTCGATCCTGGCCGTGCAGCAGATCGAGCGCGGGGCGCTGGAGCTGGAGGCGAAGGTCGCCTCGTATCTGCCCGACTTCGCGAGGGGCGGCAAGCAGGACGTCACGATCCGTCAGCTGCTCACGCACACGTCGGGTTTCCGCGCCTGGATTCCGCTCTACAACGCGCCGACGCGGGAGGGAAAACTGCAGCTGCTGTGGAACGAGGTGCCGGCGAATCCGCCCGGCACCGTGTACCTCTACTCCGACCTGAATCTGATCTCGTTGCAGCTGGTCCTGGAGAAGATCACCGGCCGCACCGAGGACGTCCTGCTCCGCGAGGAGATCACCGCTCCGCTCGGCATGCACCGCACTCGCTACAACCCGCCGGCCGCCTGGAAGCCGAAGATCGCGGCGACCGAGGACGCCAGGCTGCCCTGGTCCGGCCTGGACCGCGGCCTCGTCTGGGGCGAGGTGCACGACGAGAACGCCTACAGCCTGGACGGGGTGGCCGGCCACGCCGGAGTCTTCTCCTGCGCCTGGGACCTGGCGATCCTCGCCCGAACGCTGCTCAACGGCGGCGTCTACGGGCACGCGAGAATCCTCTCCGACGAGTCGGTGGATCTCCTGTTCACCGACTTCAACACCGCGTTCCCGGGTGACGCGCACGGGCTCGGCTTCGAGCTCTACCAGCACTGGTACATGGGGGCGATGGCCACCCCGCGCACCGCGGGCCACACCGGCTTCACGGGCACAAGCCTGGTCCTCGATCCGACGACCGACTCGTTCCTGATCGTGCTGGGCAACTCGGTCCACCCGGTGCGCACTTGGCGCTCCGGCAGCGCACCACGGGTCGCCACGGCGAACCAGATGGCGCGAGCGGTGGCGGTGCGCCCGGCCCGAGGCCGTACCGCCTGGTTCTCCGGCATGGCGAGCGCCGCCTCCGCCACGCTCGCTCTGCCCGTGCTGCGTCCGGTGACGTCGCGTGCCGCGCTGAGCTGTGCGCTGTGGTGGGACACCGAGCCGGGCTCCGACTTCCTGTTCCTCGAGGCCTCGTCGGACGCCGGGGCGACCTGGCAGCCGGTGCCGTTCACCACCGTACCGACATCGGTCGAACACCACGGGACGGAGCCCGAACCGCATCCGGCCGGCTCGGTCTCCGGCTGGTCCGGCCGGGTCTGGCACCGACTGGAAGCGGACCTTGCCGCCTGGCGCGACAAGGAGGTGCGGCTGCGGTGGCGGTACACCACGGACCAGCTGTACGTCGGGCGCGGGGCGTACGTGGACGGCATCCGGGTCGAGGACCACGGCCGTACGGTCTTCGACGACAGCAGGTCCGCCGACGCGGGGCGTATCGAGGCCAACGGGTGGACGGTGTCCGCGGACTGA
- a CDS encoding LysE/ArgO family amino acid transporter: protein MIAALVAGLLAGLGIAMPIGAVGAYLVTLTARTSLKTGAAAALGVATADGLYALIAVVGGSSLTHVIEPFALPLRWVSALVLVALAALGGATAISRYRTRHSAVRADGAPLGPARAYLGLLGMTMLNPTTVIYFAALVLGSRTAAADPDRWEQSVFVLAAFAASAGWQLVLAGGGALLGRALTSHRGRLVTALASSTLITALAVHLLVPS from the coding sequence GTGATCGCCGCCCTGGTCGCGGGGCTCCTGGCCGGCTTGGGCATCGCCATGCCGATCGGAGCGGTCGGGGCCTACCTGGTGACCCTGACGGCCCGGACGTCCCTGAAGACCGGTGCCGCTGCCGCGCTCGGCGTCGCGACGGCCGACGGCCTCTATGCGCTGATCGCGGTCGTCGGTGGTTCGTCGCTCACGCATGTCATCGAACCTTTCGCGCTGCCTCTGCGCTGGGTCTCGGCGCTGGTGCTCGTCGCACTGGCCGCTCTGGGTGGTGCCACGGCGATCAGCAGGTACCGCACGCGGCATTCGGCGGTCCGGGCCGACGGGGCACCCCTCGGCCCCGCGCGGGCCTATCTGGGGCTGCTCGGAATGACGATGCTGAACCCCACCACCGTGATCTACTTCGCGGCGCTGGTGCTCGGCAGCCGGACCGCCGCTGCGGATCCCGACCGCTGGGAACAGTCGGTCTTCGTCCTCGCGGCCTTCGCGGCGTCCGCGGGCTGGCAACTGGTGCTCGCCGGTGGGGGAGCGCTGCTCGGCCGCGCGCTGACCAGCCATCGTGGGCGGCTCGTCACCGCCCTGGCATCCAGCACGCTGATCACCGCACTCGCCGTCCATCTGCTCGTCCCGTCGTGA
- a CDS encoding class I SAM-dependent methyltransferase: MTEPAYLRITRASYDTVAADYAEILRTELGHRPLDRAMLAAFVELVQASDAGPVADIGCGPGRVTGHLQSLGLTARGIDLSPEMIAVARRTHPDLRFDVGSMNALDLEDGSLGGIIAWYSIIHTPPELLPASWRRWPRSRVIMRRTRLGPPVGRPTCAGPAPQREPGHVTCLHVLPPPP, encoded by the coding sequence ATGACAGAACCCGCCTACCTGCGCATCACCCGGGCGTCCTACGACACCGTCGCCGCGGACTACGCCGAAATCCTGAGAACGGAACTCGGACACAGGCCGCTGGACCGGGCGATGCTGGCCGCATTCGTCGAACTCGTGCAGGCGTCCGATGCCGGACCGGTCGCCGACATCGGGTGCGGTCCCGGCCGAGTGACAGGGCATCTGCAGTCACTGGGCCTGACCGCACGTGGCATCGACCTGTCGCCGGAGATGATCGCGGTGGCCCGTCGGACCCATCCGGACCTTCGTTTCGACGTGGGTTCGATGAACGCGCTGGATCTGGAGGACGGCAGTCTCGGCGGCATCATCGCCTGGTACTCCATCATCCACACGCCCCCGGAGCTGTTGCCGGCGTCCTGGAGGCGCTGGCCGCGGAGTCGGGTCATCATGCGCCGGACACGCCTGGGCCCGCCGGTCGGCCGTCCGACGTGCGCGGGCCCGGCTCCGCAACGTGAGCCCGGACACGTAACATGTCTGCATGTCCTTCCTCCGCCGCCGTAG